The Paenibacillus sp. 481 DNA window CAACTGCCTCCGCTCGCTTCGTAGCCGTAGTTCTCTCAGCTACCCCTGCTCGCGTAGTTCCCTTACTTCGCTCAATTGCTTCTGCCCGCTGCGTTGCTTCAGTTCTCTCAGCCCCCCCTGCTCGCGTAGTTCCCTCACTTCGCTCAATTGCTTCTGCCCGTTTAGCCCCTTCAGCACTCTCAATTACCCACTCTCGCTTAGTTCCCTCAGCTGCATCTCCCGACGTATCTAAGTCAGCTAAGTCAGGAACAGCCGTAAGACAGAGACCTGACGGCAAGACCAACGTCTCAACCAACTGAACAATTTGCTCCATTCCACACGCTTCAACGAGCAGTAAGCTAGGTGTGCAATCGACCACGATTTCATTTAACTCCTGTGCATTTAGTCTCCAATTAAGCGGTACAAAGATCGCTCCAATCTGTCCACAAGCGAACAGCACCGCTAACACTGAAAAATGATTAGGCGCCAGCATCGCTACCCGATCACCTCGTTGAACGCCTTGTTCAACGAGCCAATGCGCAAGTTGAGACGCCCGTTGTCCTAACTCACCATACGACCAGCTCTCGCCAGTAGCACCGTCCACGACGGCAGTTCGATGTTGCGATATGCGGCAGCGGTGAGAAAACCATGTCGAACCTAACGAATGAACGCTCAACCGAGTGCCGTGTGCTCTTCCGTGATCCTCTGCGCAATTAGACTGATTCGACGACAACGGCAATGCCATGCCCTCCTCCCACACACAGTGCCGCTACGCCGTATCGAGCTTGGCGCCGTTTCAATTCGTGTAACAGCGTCACGAGTACACGAGCACCGCTCGCCCCAATCGGATGGCCGAGTGCGATCGCACCTCCGTTTACATTCACGCGCTCGACGTCCAACTCTAGCTCGTGAATAACAGCCAAGGCTTGCGCAGCAAACGCTTCATTAATTTCAAACAAATCCATTTGCTGAAGCGCCAACCCTGCACGCTTCAGCGCTGCCTGAATAGCAGGCACTGGACCAAGTCCCATCCATTCTGGCTCCAAACCGACTACCGCCCAGCCACGGATGAGGCCTAGTGGCGCCGCTGCTTCATAAGCAGCTAACTGCTCAGGCGCGCATAGCATCAGCGCGGCAGCCCCATCGTTAATGCCCGACGAGTTGCCTGCGGTCACAGACCCTGTCGGCACAAACGCGGGCTTAAGCTTGGCCAACGACTCGGCCGTCGTGCCAGCACGCGGATGCTCGTCGCGCTCCACCAAGCGTGTGCCACCTTTCCGCTCCGGCACACGAACCGCGACCAGTTCCGCCTGAAACCGTCCGGCGGCAATAGCAGCCTCCGCCCGCGCCTGACTTTGCGCGGCGAACTGATCCTGCGCCTCGCGGCTAATGCCGTATCGCGTTACAATGCGTTCTGCCGTGATGCCCATCGGTTGTTCAAGTAGCGCACAGGTCAGTCCATCTCGCTGCACGGAATCCAGCAGCACGCCATGGCCGTAGCGATATCCACCTCGCGCTTGTGTAAGCATATAAGGTGCTTGCGACATGCTCTCCATTCCACCTGCAATAACAACGCTCGCTTCGGCGGTGCGGATGCTTTGCCCGCCAAGGATAACGGATTGCAGCCCTGACCCGCACACCAAATTCACGCTAGCCGCCGGAGCATGTACGGGCACTCCTGCTGTTAAAGCGGCTTGGCGTGCCGGATTTTGTCCCCCTCCGGCTTGCAATACTTGCCCCATCCAGACGTGTTCCGCACACGTAATCGGCACGCCTGCACGCAGTGCCGATTCTCTTATAACCGTTGCCCCTAATTGGGCTGCTGTCACATCTTTTAGCCCGCCCTGAAACGTACCAATGGGTGTACGCACCGCACTAGCTATTAAAATATCTTTCAAATCAATCGCCCCCTGCTATCAACTTACTCATTTGATTCCATATCAAACTCCACAGCAAATTCAACTCTGTCTATTAGTTAACAAGAAAGCAGTTGCAATTCAGTTGCATAGTAGGAGCTCAAGATGAGCGAGTCCATCAGCAATGGATAGACGGCGATAATGTCTTTTAAAAGGTGGACACACACCATATAGCAGACAGCGGCCAACTTGCCATACAAAATAACCATATGCAGCATGAAATCACGCATTTTAGACTAGATGTGGGAGTTGGAACAGACAGAGATACGTATCGTTCGCAAGAAAAGGTGTCTCCTATTTGAAAGACAGATCAGCTTACAATTCCTTATATAGTGGACATAAATATGAAATGAAGTGACGTTGCGTGACTTTACGTGACGTAATGTGATATGATGCGATGCAATTATTTCACAATTAAGTGGCATACAAAATATAAACCACAAAAAAACAACCCCTTCACACCACGTGCTCGCTGCACGCGTTCATGTAAAGAGGTTGCTATTTTAAATACCGATTCTAATCAACTCTAATCGATCTAACTACTGATTCATTTTGTTGCGTATACTATCTTACTTATTAACCTCTAGCCTCTAGCTACGCTGCCCTGCAATCGCATTAACGGACGCAGTGCCTTCTGCACCATTCGTGGGTACGAGCCAAGCTCGTCCTGCCGCACCACGCGGAACAAGACAAGACCAACAATGAATAACGCGACCACAACAACGCCAACTACACCTGCCGTTAAGAAGTAAGCTAACTTAGCCGGGATAAAGGCAACCGTTTGTTCGCCGAGCCACTCCACGCTGTACCCAACAGCACCCGCTAGCACGACTGCCATCAAGAAGCCAATCCAG harbors:
- a CDS encoding acetyl-CoA C-acetyltransferase; translated protein: MKDILIASAVRTPIGTFQGGLKDVTAAQLGATVIRESALRAGVPITCAEHVWMGQVLQAGGGQNPARQAALTAGVPVHAPAASVNLVCGSGLQSVILGGQSIRTAEASVVIAGGMESMSQAPYMLTQARGGYRYGHGVLLDSVQRDGLTCALLEQPMGITAERIVTRYGISREAQDQFAAQSQARAEAAIAAGRFQAELVAVRVPERKGGTRLVERDEHPRAGTTAESLAKLKPAFVPTGSVTAGNSSGINDGAAALMLCAPEQLAAYEAAAPLGLIRGWAVVGLEPEWMGLGPVPAIQAALKRAGLALQQMDLFEINEAFAAQALAVIHELELDVERVNVNGGAIALGHPIGASGARVLVTLLHELKRRQARYGVAALCVGGGHGIAVVVESV